The proteins below are encoded in one region of Bombus vancouverensis nearcticus chromosome 8, iyBomVanc1_principal, whole genome shotgun sequence:
- the LOC117164691 gene encoding uncharacterized protein LOC117164691 isoform X1 — protein sequence MFRTKCKEHDHSSFYRFLQMEHSHKNTDCYFFYYSTCTKGDNCPFRHEPSALGCETMCVYWKQGKCFDEHCNFRHMELRKNRKSIPCYWETQPGGCRKPHCSFMHKNARTITNDPINPVKNFDLTSKTMNQEWSNRQDDTKYDGSSTESDQGRGSSEAGSFIGSPAVDPLIVKFEEESDNESVPSPVKPQLRVPYCKTYEEIRLEEIQAESAAYYSYQTEDYQNDVGGGKIKTRRTKKICRYLSMNNDSSDKKGLDFKVLSLDEIRRRKYKGFEENKIRSIESMDSINTKESTGFLKDAVETEAEFKEAISVRGVKRRLENVEEDTSKRKVKCNNDRSVISSSVPPVKLRRSPKRLSLLLSEERDEKIGQEEQIEEKKEGSGRNSPESSSMERLNESQSMSSNSRPRKNEVEVRLCDSSTNEDQVQLEISEPKKSVDTYTVVDSKEADSLLNVNEEDYLTLDMASDDILKDIDALLKDKTSIWRRS from the exons ATGTTTCGCACAAAGTG TAAAGAACACGATCACTCATCTTTCTATCGGTTCTTGCAAATGGAGCACAGTCATAAGAATACCGACTGTTATTTTTTCTATTACTCAACATGCACAAAg GGTGATAACTGTCCATTTAGACATGAACCATCCGCCTTGGGTTGTGAAACAATGTGCGTATATTGGAAGCAGGGCAAATGCTTTGATGAACATTGTAACTTTAGGCATATGGAATTAAGA AAAAATCGCAAATCAATCCCGTGTTATTGGGAAACACAACCTGGCGGTTGTAGAAAGCCACACTGTTCATTTATGCATAAAAACGCTCGTACAATTACTAATGATCCTATTAATCCAGTAAAAAATTTTGATTTAACATCAAAAACAATGAATCAAGAATGGTCAAATCGTCAAG ATGACACAAAATATGATGGTAGTAGTACTGAGTCAGATCAAGGTAGAGGAAGCAGTGAAGCAGGCAGTTTTATTGGTAGTCCAGCTGTTGATCCTCTTATCGTCAAATTTGAAGAAG AATCGGACAATGAAAGTGTACCGTCTCCGGTAAAGCCGCAGCTGAGGGTACCATACTGCAAGACATACGAGGAGATTCGTCTGGAGGAGATTCAAGCCGAAAGCGCCGCCTACTATTCCTATCAGACTGAAGACTATCAGAATGATGTTGGTGGCGGGAAGATCAAGACTCGTAGGACCAAAAAAATCTGTCGGTATCTGTCAATGAACAACGATTCGAGCGACAAAAAAGGATTGGACTTCAAGGTTCTTTCACTGGATGAAATTCGTCGTCGAAAATACAAAGGttttgaagaaaataaaatcagaaGCATAGAATCGATGGATTCAATCAATACAAAGGAATCGACAGGATTTCTGAAAGACGCCGTAGAAACAGAAGCTGAATTTAAAGAAGCAATTTCTGTTAGAGGAGTGAAGAGACGTTTGGAAAATGTAGAAGAGGACACTTCTAAGCGCAAAGTGAAGTGTAATAACGATCGTAGCGTCATCTCGAGCAGTGTGCCGCCTGTGAAGCTCAGAAGATCTCCAAAGAGGTTGAGTTTGCTGCTCAGTGAGGAACGAGATGAAAAAATTGGCCAGGAGGAGCAaatcgaagaaaagaaagaaggatcTGGTAGAAATAGTCCCGAATCAAGTTCTATGGAAAGATTGAACGAATCACAGTCGATGAGTTCGAATAGTAGACCTAGGAAGAATGAAGTTGAGGTTAGATTATGTGATAGCAGCACGAATGAGGATCAGGTGCAATTAGAAATAAGTGAACCGAAGAAATCGGTTGATACGTACACTGTAGTGGATTCTAAAGAAGCAGACAGTTTGTTGAATGTAAATGAAGAGGATTATTTGACATTGGACATGGCGTCGGATGATATTTTGAAGGACATCGACGCGTTGCTCAAAGATAAAACCTCGATTTGGAGGAGAAGCTAA
- the LOC117164691 gene encoding uncharacterized protein LOC117164691 isoform X2: protein MEHSHKNTDCYFFYYSTCTKGDNCPFRHEPSALGCETMCVYWKQGKCFDEHCNFRHMELRKNRKSIPCYWETQPGGCRKPHCSFMHKNARTITNDPINPVKNFDLTSKTMNQEWSNRQDDTKYDGSSTESDQGRGSSEAGSFIGSPAVDPLIVKFEEESDNESVPSPVKPQLRVPYCKTYEEIRLEEIQAESAAYYSYQTEDYQNDVGGGKIKTRRTKKICRYLSMNNDSSDKKGLDFKVLSLDEIRRRKYKGFEENKIRSIESMDSINTKESTGFLKDAVETEAEFKEAISVRGVKRRLENVEEDTSKRKVKCNNDRSVISSSVPPVKLRRSPKRLSLLLSEERDEKIGQEEQIEEKKEGSGRNSPESSSMERLNESQSMSSNSRPRKNEVEVRLCDSSTNEDQVQLEISEPKKSVDTYTVVDSKEADSLLNVNEEDYLTLDMASDDILKDIDALLKDKTSIWRRS, encoded by the exons ATGGAGCACAGTCATAAGAATACCGACTGTTATTTTTTCTATTACTCAACATGCACAAAg GGTGATAACTGTCCATTTAGACATGAACCATCCGCCTTGGGTTGTGAAACAATGTGCGTATATTGGAAGCAGGGCAAATGCTTTGATGAACATTGTAACTTTAGGCATATGGAATTAAGA AAAAATCGCAAATCAATCCCGTGTTATTGGGAAACACAACCTGGCGGTTGTAGAAAGCCACACTGTTCATTTATGCATAAAAACGCTCGTACAATTACTAATGATCCTATTAATCCAGTAAAAAATTTTGATTTAACATCAAAAACAATGAATCAAGAATGGTCAAATCGTCAAG ATGACACAAAATATGATGGTAGTAGTACTGAGTCAGATCAAGGTAGAGGAAGCAGTGAAGCAGGCAGTTTTATTGGTAGTCCAGCTGTTGATCCTCTTATCGTCAAATTTGAAGAAG AATCGGACAATGAAAGTGTACCGTCTCCGGTAAAGCCGCAGCTGAGGGTACCATACTGCAAGACATACGAGGAGATTCGTCTGGAGGAGATTCAAGCCGAAAGCGCCGCCTACTATTCCTATCAGACTGAAGACTATCAGAATGATGTTGGTGGCGGGAAGATCAAGACTCGTAGGACCAAAAAAATCTGTCGGTATCTGTCAATGAACAACGATTCGAGCGACAAAAAAGGATTGGACTTCAAGGTTCTTTCACTGGATGAAATTCGTCGTCGAAAATACAAAGGttttgaagaaaataaaatcagaaGCATAGAATCGATGGATTCAATCAATACAAAGGAATCGACAGGATTTCTGAAAGACGCCGTAGAAACAGAAGCTGAATTTAAAGAAGCAATTTCTGTTAGAGGAGTGAAGAGACGTTTGGAAAATGTAGAAGAGGACACTTCTAAGCGCAAAGTGAAGTGTAATAACGATCGTAGCGTCATCTCGAGCAGTGTGCCGCCTGTGAAGCTCAGAAGATCTCCAAAGAGGTTGAGTTTGCTGCTCAGTGAGGAACGAGATGAAAAAATTGGCCAGGAGGAGCAaatcgaagaaaagaaagaaggatcTGGTAGAAATAGTCCCGAATCAAGTTCTATGGAAAGATTGAACGAATCACAGTCGATGAGTTCGAATAGTAGACCTAGGAAGAATGAAGTTGAGGTTAGATTATGTGATAGCAGCACGAATGAGGATCAGGTGCAATTAGAAATAAGTGAACCGAAGAAATCGGTTGATACGTACACTGTAGTGGATTCTAAAGAAGCAGACAGTTTGTTGAATGTAAATGAAGAGGATTATTTGACATTGGACATGGCGTCGGATGATATTTTGAAGGACATCGACGCGTTGCTCAAAGATAAAACCTCGATTTGGAGGAGAAGCTAA